One Motacilla alba alba isolate MOTALB_02 chromosome 15, Motacilla_alba_V1.0_pri, whole genome shotgun sequence DNA segment encodes these proteins:
- the LOC119707477 gene encoding uncharacterized protein LOC119707477 isoform X2 has protein sequence MSVSRCPPGRCRCRSGQRSGLLPSPRGGRSPAFPETLDSGLKLLWVERSPAPSRALGSCAALPARGSGWAGGCWLPPARPEFALVRSVLRPLPRAVGPFGGLGALLGLPERWRRRPAGAPPPPATPTQRRVACISHKTIEDIKTGARPAATSIPKSPSSPRPAQGSISSSDISSSRQLGPYEGDN, from the exons ATGTCGGTGTCGCGCTGCCCCCCGgggcgctgccgctgccgctcGGGGCAGCGTTCCGGGCTCCTGCCATCCCCGCggggcggccgcagccccgctTTCCCAGAGACTTTGGACTCGGGGCTAAAGCTCCTGTGGGTCGAACGCAGCCCGGCTCCGAGCAGAGCCCTCGGGAGCTGcgccgcgctgcccgcccggGGGTCggggtgggctgggggatgctggCTCCCCCCAGCACGCCCCGAGTTCGCCCTCGTTCGGAGCGTTCTGCGCCCCCTCCCACGGGCCGTGGGTCCCTTCGGGGGTCTCGGGGCGCTGCTCGGGCTGCCCGAGAGgtggcgccgccgccccgccggagcccccccgccgccggccACCCCCACCCAGCGCCGGGTCGCCTGCATCAGCCATAAAACCATTGAGGATATCAAGACAGGCGCCAG ACCCGCCGCCACCTCTATCCCCAAAAGCCCCTCCTCGCCCAGGCCAGCTCAGGGGAGCATCAGCTCGAGTGACATTTCCAGCAGCCGTCAGCTTGGGCCATATGAAG GTGATAACTAA
- the LOC119707477 gene encoding uncharacterized protein LOC119707477 isoform X1, whose protein sequence is MSVSRCPPGRCRCRSGQRSGLLPSPRGGRSPAFPETLDSGLKLLWVERSPAPSRALGSCAALPARGSGWAGGCWLPPARPEFALVRSVLRPLPRAVGPFGGLGALLGLPERWRRRPAGAPPPPATPTQRRVACISHKTIEDIKTGARSERLSPSKSRLGDQQLREGKNGGPRVFPEAKGMGAMSVMDRRLGAAAEAGAQRRGESCSPGRDGCPSVPGLCPPVLLPSAPESLSRRGSSSHPCGGSVWKAASGAAAFAASFFAWILFFFFFFNFYFILFLWPDPPPPLSPKAPPRPGQLRGASARVTFPAAVSLGHMKVITNWQSQILCSDGRGKRAQQQHQLLSTLPGNFEGGLCIKI, encoded by the exons ATGTCGGTGTCGCGCTGCCCCCCGgggcgctgccgctgccgctcGGGGCAGCGTTCCGGGCTCCTGCCATCCCCGCggggcggccgcagccccgctTTCCCAGAGACTTTGGACTCGGGGCTAAAGCTCCTGTGGGTCGAACGCAGCCCGGCTCCGAGCAGAGCCCTCGGGAGCTGcgccgcgctgcccgcccggGGGTCggggtgggctgggggatgctggCTCCCCCCAGCACGCCCCGAGTTCGCCCTCGTTCGGAGCGTTCTGCGCCCCCTCCCACGGGCCGTGGGTCCCTTCGGGGGTCTCGGGGCGCTGCTCGGGCTGCCCGAGAGgtggcgccgccgccccgccggagcccccccgccgccggccACCCCCACCCAGCGCCGGGTCGCCTGCATCAGCCATAAAACCATTGAGGATATCAAGACAGGCGCCAG ATCAGAGCGGCTCTCCCCCTCTAAGAGCCGTTTGGGGGACCAGCagctgagagagggaaaaaacgGAGGTCCCCGCGTGTTTCCCGAAGCCAAAGGGATGGGGGCGATGTCTGTCATGGACCGGCGCCTTGGCGCTGCCGCTGAGGCCGGAGCTCAGCGCAGAGGGGAAAGCTGCTCCCCGGGCAGGGATggctgtcccagtgtcccaggcctctgtccccctgtcctgctcccctcagcacCGGAGTCCCTCTCCCGGAGGGGCTCCAGCTCCCACCCGTGTGGAGGATCCGTGTGGAAAGCGGCTAGTGGGGCTGCAGCCTTCGCCGCCTCCTTCTTCGCgtggattcttttttttttttttttttttaatttttattttattttatttctttggccAGACCCGCCGCCACCTCTATCCCCAAAAGCCCCTCCTCGCCCAGGCCAGCTCAGGGGAGCATCAGCTCGAGTGACATTTCCAGCAGCCGTCAGCTTGGGCCATATGAAG GTGATAACTAACTGGCAAAGCCAAATCCTCTGCTCGGACGGGAGAGGAAAAcgagcccagcagcagcatcaacTCCTGAGCACTTTACCTGGAAACTTTGAAGGAGGGCTTTGCATTAAAATTTAA